A stretch of Cicer arietinum cultivar CDC Frontier isolate Library 1 chromosome 5, Cicar.CDCFrontier_v2.0, whole genome shotgun sequence DNA encodes these proteins:
- the LOC140920359 gene encoding uncharacterized protein — MLIFLEASRIDILDDVENGPFIPTIAGTGDSLIPKPRSDWVSNCKTAKEMWDTLQQTHEGTTDVKRARTNTLMHEYELFSMKKDESINDMQTRFTHIVNNLNALGKEIDNDQQIGKVMRCLTREWQPKITAIAESKDLSSLSIATLFGKLREHKMELHRLSEAKQTDRKRKGLSLKAQMHQSKSEQESLSDESSSEIDEEPEIEEEANLCLMANTNSESKSEVCLTSNRHSWYLDSGCSKQMTGDKSKFLSLTLKEGGFVKYGDNNKGKISGVGDIGNESTAVIKNVLYGQNQYGFAVGTYGPFWSFSSEELWRKPVWICVGR, encoded by the exons ATGTTAATATTTCTAGAAGCTAGTcgtattgatattctagatgaTGTAGAAAATGGACCCTTCATACCTACAATAGCTGGGACTGGTGATTCACTAATCCCAAAACCCAGATCTGActg ggtCTCAAACTGCAAGACTGctaaagagatgtgggacactcttcaacaaacacatgaaggaactacTGATGTGAAAAGGGCCAGAACAAATACTCTCATGCATGAGTACGAActgtttagcatgaagaaagatgaatccaTTAATGACATGCAgacaagatttactcacatagtcaacaacctaAATGCTCTAGGTAAGGAGATTGACAATGATCAGCAAATCGGCAAGGTAATGAGGTGTTTAActagagaatggcagccaaagatcacTGCCATTGCAGAATCAAAAGATCTTAGCAGCCTGTCTAttgcaacactgtttggaaaACTGAGAGAGCACAAGATGGAGCTTCATAGACTGAGTGAAGCTAAACAGACTgacaggaaaagaaaaggattgtctttgaaagcccaaatgCACCAATCAAAGTCTGAACAAGAAAGCCTGTCAGATGAGTCAAGCAGTGAGATTGacgaagagcctgagattg aagaagaagcaaatctatGTCTTATGGCAAACACAAATTCAGAATCTAAAAGTGAG gtgtgcttgacatccaatagGCATTCTTGGTACCTCGATAGCGGATGTTCAAAGCAAATGACAGGAGACAAGTCTAAGTTCTTGTCTCtaacattaaaggaaggaggatttgtcaaatatggtgacaacaataaagGAAAGATAAGTGGTgttggtgacataggcaatgagtcaactgcagtaatcaaaaacgTCTT ATATGGTCAAAACCAATACGGTTTTGCAGTTGGTACATATGGACCTTTTTGGTCCTTCTCAAGTGAAGAGCTTTGgaggaaacctgtatggatatgtgttggtagatga